Proteins from a genomic interval of Burkholderia cepacia GG4:
- a CDS encoding YdcF family protein, protein MILFDSFVLLFICFLLCRKRRRLVAIVAAALFWLLATGWLAAPLIAWSEAGVTPVEHPDMHGRTTLIIIGAGTRRADTGLRPPPDGDARILKIAALYRTCRQQATHCTVVMSGGDPQHHGETEAAVYGRRLLAEGVDSGDLILEPNSRTTYENAKFTASILRSQHDDSRILVTSSYQMRRALLDFRRFDIDPQPVYANRRRAQTGWLPRWHNLVNADQALHELVGIAQFHVYRLLGWF, encoded by the coding sequence TTGATTCTGTTCGATTCATTTGTACTTCTCTTCATCTGTTTCCTGCTCTGCCGCAAGCGGCGCCGACTCGTCGCGATCGTTGCCGCCGCGCTGTTCTGGCTGCTCGCAACAGGCTGGCTCGCCGCACCGCTCATCGCATGGAGCGAGGCAGGCGTCACCCCGGTCGAGCACCCCGACATGCACGGGCGGACCACACTGATCATCATCGGCGCCGGCACGCGGCGCGCCGATACCGGCCTGCGGCCGCCACCCGATGGGGACGCACGCATCCTCAAGATCGCGGCGCTCTATCGCACGTGCCGGCAGCAGGCCACCCACTGCACCGTGGTGATGTCCGGCGGCGACCCGCAACATCACGGCGAGACCGAAGCGGCCGTCTACGGGCGCCGGTTGCTCGCGGAAGGCGTCGATTCCGGCGATCTCATTCTCGAGCCGAACAGCCGCACGACCTACGAAAACGCGAAATTCACTGCATCTATACTACGCTCACAACATGACGACTCGCGCATTCTCGTGACGTCGTCGTATCAGATGCGCCGCGCATTGCTCGATTTCCGCCGCTTCGATATCGATCCACAGCCCGTCTACGCGAATCGCCGGCGCGCGCAAACGGGCTGGCTGCCCCGCTGGCATAACCTCGTAAATGCCGATCAGGCGCTGCACGAACTGGTCGGCATCGCACAATTTCACGTGTACCGACTGCTTGGATGGTTTTGA